TGAACCTGAAACGTTAAGCCCTAGAAGAAATCAACCACCTGACTGAACAAGTAAAAAATCTTAAGCACCGGCAATTGCCTCCGAGTTATTTTCATCCAACAATCACTGACAAGTTATGAACATTCTACAAAATTAATACATGCAGAAGGTAGATGACAACAAGTCATGAACATTCCAAAGAATTTTGAGCTATCTACATATCCCAAGCAAATTTCGCAGCCTTCCTTGATGACCAACAAAGATTTTGAGCTATCTACGTATATCACCAACATAGAACATCTCAGTGCCAGTTCACCTTGGTGAATCCCATCCCCAGTATGAAATGTATCAGCTCCTTTTTCCTCACTGTAATGGAGTCGAAACCAACTGGCGAGTTTTCTCCTTGATCATGTTTGAGATTGGCTGCCAGCCCATCAGCCATGGCCCATCCCCAGTATGAAATGTATCAGCTCCTTTTTCCTCACTGTAATGGAGTCGAAACCAACTGGCGAGTTTTCTCCTTGATCATGTTTGAGATTGGCTGCCAGCCCATCAGCCATGGCTTCCTACTCGCAGGGAGCGCAAAATTGAGCTCAAACATCTCCTTGCTGATGTTCCCACCCTCACAGAAGCCAACCAGCCGAGCCACAATGTCGGCGCTCTCCTCAATGTGCGCTTTGTCGTTGGGATCTGCCCAGAGCTTGTTCACAAGCTGCAACTTCCGCTGCTTTGCCTCGAGGGGGACTTGCCATTTGATGAAAAGGCGCTCCCGCTCCTCTTCTGTCAGCCTTGAGCCCATCCTTCTTGCAAGAAATTCTCGCTCATTCCTCAACGCCTTCATACTGCAGCAATGCACAAATGGATGGAATTTGTAAGAAGTAAGAAAACCATTTGGAGACAAATAACACATACATGGGACGAGTTGAATGATGCAGATAGCAAGGCAAGGCAGCAATATCACCAAAAAGACACTAGACGGCATGTTGGCTTGTCATCATCTTTACCTTGAGGCTAGAGAAACTGCAGGGTCATCACTAAGTGCAGCAGGGCTTGTGTCACCGACCTCGGCGAAATGCTGCTGCAGCCATGTCAATCTTCTGACTTCAACCTCGATGTATATCTGATCAGCCATATCCCCTCTGAATAACAGGTAGAACTGGGTCCTGTGTATGATTGATACATGACAGAGATCCCACAATTGTATAATGTGCTGCATCTGCTCCTTAAATAATATCTCCCATGATTCAGGACCATCCTGTAGAGATCCGGCATTTTCAACTGGATCTTCATCCATCTCATTTGCTTTGCCTTCGTTAGATTCCAACTCCAATACCTGTAAGAACATTCCAAGAGAACATGTTTTAGCAGGAGAATAAAGATAATTTCTCGACTTATAACAAATTGAATGTGTGTGCAAGATCAAGTGAGATCAGAAACCAGAACCTGGCAGACAAGTAGCTGTTTTTGGTACTGAAGTTTTGCCACCCTCTCCTTCAGTTCGGTGACATAATCCCTAATACTTCTCACGTTTTCTTCGGCAGCATTTTGGAACATCTTCTGCATTCTTTTCATGTTCACTGAGCTGGATCGCCTGCGTGGAGTTTCATCACGTAATGATAAATCCCCAGTGTCTCCACTCTTGGTGGGAGTAGCCTTTTCTGAACCCTCGTGAGACACCTTGTCCCCCTCTGGAGCCCTATTTTCAACTTCCAACTCCAAAGGCGTGCTAGAAGAATGGGGAGAGCAAGGTGCTCTTATCAGATTTGGTCTGTTGCTTATACCCAGTGGAAGaagcatcctcttcttcttctttgatctGTTGGAGTTCGGAGTAGTCTCAACATTTGGAAGTGACATCACCAATTTATCAATAGATCTCTGTACATTTTCTAGTTTTGCCTCAAGTTTGGCAATGTCACTGTCCTGCAGATGAAGTCTAGTAATTTCATCTTTCAAATCAGACCCATTTCCTTCATCTGTAACCATCTCAACATCTCTGTTCTCAGATCTAACAGACTGCATCTCCCTGATTTCTGCCTGAAGTTTAGCAATAGTTTCTGCTGCATCTTGGTTCCCATGCTTGTGGCATTCAACCTCCTTGTGCAGTACATCAATTGCTCGGTTCGCTTCAACCTCAAGTTGTTGTTGTAGCTGCTCAAGCTTGCGAATTTCATGCTTTAACATAAATGGAGCAGTGGATGATTGTCTAACCGAGCTCCTTATCTTAATCTTATTATTACTTGGCTCAGAGAATGTGAGGCACTTTCTGGTCTTTTGTGGTGAGTCAAAGGGATTCCACCCCTGCAATGAAAGCATGGATTTGGATAATATTTAGTTTACAGTTGCAAGTCAGAACTTCAAAAGTTCAAAGTTctggaagaagaaaggaagaaaggGCCTTACTGGCTGGTTATCACCCGTCCTTTTCTGTATTTCTTCAAGTGCTAACTGTGCGCTATCTCGTTGCTTCCGTAGCTCTTCCATCTCCAGTTCCATCTGCATGGTTGTTTAGGCCAGTTACAAAATTATTCTTATTCAATGAATTCTGAAAAGTCAGAGCATTTCCACCCTTGGTCAGAGACCTTACCTGCTTAATCTTTCTGGCGAGGATatcggaggaagaggaggcacgGTCAGGGGTCCTCAGTTCTGCTTCTAGCCGAGCAACTTCTGTCTGTAGATGCTTAACTAGTTGCTTATCAGATACAACCTGTATGGACAATAAAGTGTTGAGTTGACTTCAGCAACTAAAGGTAAGACAAAGAAATGCAGTCTCACTTGACTCTTACCATATTAACTTTTGCAGTATTTGTGACCTCCTTGGCACATGTCGCAAAGAATAAAGTATTCCTAGATTGTTCTGCATGTGTTATGGCTGGGCTCATGGTGCAGATGATGGCTGTTCTTGCATTTCCACCCAAAGAAAGCTGAAGAATACGTGTGAGCTTTGAATCCCGGTAGGGTATGTGGCCACTCCTCTTCTCTGAGCTGCAATGGAAGTTTAGAATTATTTCTTTTGGAGTTCAATAAGGATGGGTCTTTTCTCATTAGATTTTTGCTAGTTAAATCTAGAACCGATATCAATGACATGCATTCTAAAAGAAGACGTAGCCATTTTTGCAACATGAAAAATATATCTGCTTAGCACGAATATGTTCCATCTTAATGATTTCAGCAATTTTAGATTGTAATAACTAGAAGGTCAAAACCTTAGTGTTTCACTTAAAAGAGTAGCTTAGCAAGAATATGCTCTGTCTGATGCAGttcatgagcacttctgctgtgCACTTCTTGTGAAATTCATTAGGAGGCAAGTGCCCATTAACTTGCTGAGAGGCGCTACATATTCAACAGtaataaatataattcatactaATGAATTAGTTGCAAGTAATTTGGGGACTCATTTCATGATAGTGCAGAGAAGAGGCTACTAACAGTAAATACATCTGATCCAAACTTCTGATGTACAAGCAGAAATTTTGTTTTTGAGAAATCCAAACCTTAGCTTTCTGATGACAGTAGTCAAAGTCAACAAGCTGCGATTAATATGGCCGCCTTCTTTCAATCTTGCACCAATTGCATGTGTTTGTGCAGCACGCTCGCTTCCAGCAAGGTCAACAAAATTCTGCGAACAAAACAAAAGTTAATTTGAACAGATTAaccataatcagcataccatgctCCAAAAGCAGAAAAGTAAGCTTACCAAGTTAGCAACAAAAGATTTAACACAGCCTGACGCTTCACGGAGCCTACTTTCCACAGTCTGGATATACATATACACAAAAGAAAGGTTAATCATCTCTGTATGCTTTCCTCACAAAGATTGAATCTAAACCAGAATGGTTCTTCTTATACATACCAGCCTAATGATTTGGTGGGAACGTGAACTTGCGTCATTTAGTGCAGTTTCCCCAACCTGTCTTTGTTCTGCAGTTATTTGGAAGCTCATTAGGTAACTATCACTACACCATCTTCTTCTTTTCTCAGATGGCAGGCTATACATATGCAGCAGTACCTTCACAAATGCCTATTAGATGCCTTAGATGTTGGCTATCCTTGGCGATTTCTTCATCCAACTTCTCCACGATGGTTCCTTTCTGTTTAATCATATATATACATATTATTTCATTGCTGCTGCATGAAATAGGACTTGTAGTGTATTAATTCGACAAGATTGCAAACCTCAGGATCATCTAACAAGCGAAGGGGACCAGAGTCAGGTCGTAGAAGATCCTTCACATTCTCATTGTATATTTCCATAGCAGATATCTTGATAATAAATTCCCTTTCAGGATTCTAAGCAATCAACAAAAGCAAGAAACAGCCATGGTTTGCTTCAAACTTGTTAGAAAACATTCTTGGATAActgctcaaaatgatttgcttcGACAGATGTGCACAACTCTGAGCTTATAAAAAAGACAGATGGTAGATGTTTTGCCACTACTCACATTTTCGATGTGTTTGTAAATGTCACGGACAGCGCTCTCTGTCACACCTCTCATGGTGAATGTTTTGCCACTACTTGTCTGACCATAAGCGAAGATTGTGGCTGCAAAACCAAGACAAGGAAAAGGTCACTCACAGATCAACGTTCCACTACAACCAAGCTACAAAGTGAGCAGCAGTATACCATTGATGCCTGTCAATGCAGACATAGCAACATCCTTAGCTCCATCTTCATAAACCAAGTCCGTTTGGCATGCTGGCCCAAACACCTTATCTGGAAGAAGATACAGGTATCAATTAGTTAATCTGAAGGTCACTTTCACGATACAGAATTGCTTCAGCTATTCAGTAATGGATCGTTGGACAATGTACCAAAAGTGTAAGAGGTGGGTGCTGCCCGGTCCTGTGGCGGACCCTTGTATAAGATTGTCTGACTGTCAGTGCATTCCCATGCCACCTTCTGGTCCTTCATGGCCAACTCCCTCTTGCTCAATGGTCGCACCCGCACAGTGACAAGGATCTTCTCCTCCTGGGCCCTGGAGCTGCCACCAGGGGTAAGGCCCGCCATCGGTGTGCGTTGAATCTTTGATGCAGGGGTGCTTGGCGTTGGCGGTCTTGATGCACTCATTTTGTGAAGTCCTCGAGGTATATGGAAAACTACAGAGGTCCTTCAGGCCTTCAATGTGAAGTGGACCAAGGAAGGATGTGCAAAATAGCAATTATCCAGCTTTCTCAAGAGAATTGTTATGTGAGGGGACGCCAGGATCTGCTACAATGCAACAACGGTCAGGTTCAAATTCCTAGAACAATAAGATTAATATTATATATAAAATGAAGTGGCAGCTCATTATCATTCATCATAAACACAAAATTTTACAAATTGCCAAGGAAATTGAAGACCTTGTTGGGGTCCTGAGAAATACTTTACTTCCGGAAGTAGTATGACACAGCGATCTAGCTAGCTAGCAGCAGTTCGATATATTTAAAAAATGTGTATGATCGTTCGAAAGGGAACGCCAGATTCAACTAGACAGCAGTTCAAGCACAGATCCGGCTTTTCTCCATTTCGAAGAGAGACGATTACATGAAGCGAATCCAAAGAAACGAACTAATTTACAAGCAATCTGTCCTAACCACGTCGCACGGCGCAGGTCACATTCCCATGCCACCCAATCAAATCTATGACGGACCGGACCGGACCGCCCAATCAATCACCGGGGGAAAAGGAAACCTAATTAACAGCAACGCTTGTACAGAAACAGAAAAGCACTTCCGGCAACTAATTTCCAAATCTGCAGCACCCACGGACGGGGGCAGTCGGAAAGCCGGCAGCCACTTATGCATCGGTCGAGCGCACGGCACCTATGacggccgccggcgccgccgcagaTCGGAGCACCGGGCGGCCTCAAGAGGGCTCCACCGCCCGTTCCCGGGTGCGGAGTCCACAGGGGTCGTTCTACTTCGAGCCGCAGAAGCCAGATGGCGCACACACGAATTGGGGGGCAAGTCGGCCGCGGGTCAGCTCCGCCACGAGGGAAGAAATCACTCACCAGAGCAGCGATCCGAGGACGCCCGCCACCACCGCCGGTGCCGGGGCGCGAGGCGAGGACGAGGAGTGGGACGGCGGGGAGGCTTCTGCTGCTCCCGTTGTTGGTGGTGCGGCGCTTCCGTTTGAATTCTCCGGctggggagagagagggggagcggggtggggggtggggtgaGTGAGTGAGGCGAGGCCGCAACGGCACTTTGGGAAGAGAAGGTGTTTCCGTCCGCAACTCGCCGCTTCTTGATGGCGCCGCGGGTGCCGCTGGCATGTGGGCCACGCATCGCCGTTCGCCGTTCGTTTCGGCCCCACGTGCTTCCCGATGGGGCTTGCTCCTACGTGGCTCGTGGACCCGAACGAGGTCCAACGGTCGACTCCACGGCTTTGAATTAATCACGCTGAATTCCATTTACCTCATTCTTACACCAAATTAATCACATTTAGTGTTTTTCTCTTCGCCGCTGCATCAAGCATTTTTTTCAACTTGCTGCCTCCGTACTGGTTTAATAGCCATCCTCGTATTTTGGGTCGTATTTTGTCCATGGTTTTAACTGGAAAAaaactccctccgttcctaaatataagacctttagagattctaatatggactacatacgaagcaaaatgagtgaatctacgctttaaaatatgtctatatatatatagtgcgtaagacttatatttagaaacggatggagtataagtTATACGTATAAAAAATAATGTCATTGGAAACTACATTCAaatacgaatctaacaatatttttttatgacatgcattaaCTTTTACTAGTCAAATATGTGGTCAAAGTTTAAGCCAAACTACAATGGGGACTAATAAATTCAGACGGAGGTAGTAGCGTTTCTAGACTGATTCAACTCGCTCGAgcatttttgaaccaatttaacTCATCTAGTGTTTTTAGATTGATTCAACCCGGTCGAACATTTTTGGGCCAATTTGAATCGGCTGAGCATGTTTACATCGATTCAATTCATTCGGACAATTTTAGACCAAATTTATCCAGTTGAGCATTTTTTAGAGTAACTCTATTCTCTTAACCTGGTTGATGATAGTCACACATGGGGTCCGGTTCGGTTTGGTTCATGTGAGTTTATATAATTAGTGTTAATTAAAGCAGGATTTATATTCCCATTTTTAGATGGTTCATGTGGTTATTGTTATTCTCTAACTAGTAGTAAGTATGCACCTTGATATTAGGGAGAAAGTTAGTTGGATGgtgatattaagtaggatatcaATTACACTTTAATTACAGGGATAGTGTATATTTTAATATTTGTTATGATATTAATTGCACGCTAAACATATCGAGCACTTGCCATTGAAACAATATAGGTCGGCGGATTGACATGGTTTAATGGCCAAGATTTGTTGGATCTGCCCATTTGTGTCTTTTTATATCGTTAAGACCATCAAATGATTATCAACCAATAGTTCCTTCGTTGTGTTATGCATTATTGAAGATTATAGTTCACTCGGCAAATATTATTTAGCAAAGACAATGCTACAAAAAAAAGACCATCAGGTGGGCACTGCTAATAACGTATCATTCCACAGATGAACAACGATAAAAAATAATTTCTTAAAATCACACTACCGATCTGAAGGCTATCAATCAAAGTACACAATGTCCATTGAAGCAAACTTTGCTAGTGCTTGGGGCATAGGCGTTCCTtgatactccctccggtcctttttagatTGCGCATAACACTAAGCCCAGATACCATGCAAGGAGGGGCAGCGATGCAAAAACCTGGACACTTTTACCCCTACGACAGCATGCCCAGATTTCCCGCTGTGTGATAACTGCACCCCTTTGATTGGCCGTTCTACTTTGACTCCTCGTGGAGCACATCCCTGCATGCACTTCCTGCATGCCAATTGGTCATTGATACGGACTAATTAAGTGACCCAAAGGAAAGGGCAATTGCATAGATGGAAAGGTTGGCTCTGGAGGCCTAGTACTCAGACTATTCAGGGAAAATTTGTAAAAATTTATACACAAACTATtgaggaccggagggagtatttcaGAATCATGTAGCAAGCTCCATGGAGGTAGAGGAAACAATGTCTATTCATCTTGAGAGATTCCAATTAGCCAATATATCATAAAGGCGGGATCATTTATGCAAGAGGAGTTCATTATGTAGCCGATCAGGATTGGAACATTTCCTCACGCAAAAACAATAATATTGTAGTAGTACATTCCTAGTACTCCTAAAGCCATTTGCCGTGACGATAGTTTATGCAGGGCTAACTGCGAGCACCCTAAAGCCATTTGCCGTGACGATAGTTTATGCGGGGCTAACTGCGAGCACCCTAAAGCCATTTGCCATGACTGGCTCACTGTCTGTGGGGCTGCGTTGGCTGCCATAGCGTTTCCTCCTCTGCGTGACTCGTGTGCTGGTTATGGGGAGGTGTAGCGGACGCGTTTGTGGACTATGTTGTGCCAGGGGCAGCTGCGTTGGGCTACTGTTGTTGCCTCACTAGATAGGAATCGCGCCTTGGCGCGAGGTGCCTGGCTCAACGGATTGTTCAAAAGTTTAAACAAAGCACTTAGTGTTGCCGAACATGAATTAGAAAGATTGCTGGCAATGGAGTAACCCAGTACAATTGCCAAATGAGAATAAGAATAATTGCTCAGGATATATCAACCCAATAAGTTACATCAGTAGCATAGCACATTTTGTTAAAGCAATAAAAAGGCTTAAAATCAGATATACCAAAAGCAAGGAAAGCAAGATATTCAATAGAACAGTTAATCTGGAAGTCCATGACAAAGTAAGCCAAGACAATGTTTCCACATAAAATAGATAAAACAATAGTTGGGTTATTAGATAGCAAAAGCAAAAGTCATTCCAAGGTAAGAATCCTATATAGTTCTGCTAAAGCTTCAGCAGTGCATCAGTGCAACTAATATGTAGTCAACATAAAGAATGTCATATAATTCTTAGAGCAGGGCACTCTTATAGAAGGCAAGGACAGTCCGACAGTAGCTCACACAACACATCCCAGTAGCTAGTGGCAGCTTCTGTCCTCATGATTATGCCCCACCAATTCAATATAATAACCATCAACTTTGTTGATTTATCCATCGCACAAGTAGGAGGAAAGGCATCTGCCATGACACTATGAATCTAATCTGAAAAGGAGGACATGTATCTCACATCATATAAATAACCTTTAGCAAGGTTGTCTATCATGTCAAATGCCTAATTGAGTCCGAGCCTTAGGTAACCAAGGTCTCATTATATTTTCTCAGCCATTCGTATGTTCAGTTCCTTTGCCACAATGTTTGTGGCGTTCTCCATGTACATAATTGCCTCAAAGGCGGCAGAATCTTCCCCCATTGCCTCATTGGGAGAGCAACACACAAGTAATCAACATTTGCATTGGACAGCTCCCGCTATTCTGGACAGTGGTGTTGAAAAGAACGGTTACTTATCGTGTTCTGCAAGTATCCTCTGACACGGTAAATGGCCTTGGGAAGCCCAGGCTGCTCTAACAAGAGATGAAGCATCGTTCTACTTGGATCCTTACAATGCTCGGCTCAACCTGTGTTACCAAAAATTGCAAAAGAGTCACTTCTAATTATAGAGCACTATAGTTGACATAATTCATGGTCTTGCTTATATCCAAGTGTCAATTTTGATGTTTCCAGTTCTCATGTCAGGCAAATGAAATAGTGAGATTGAATAAGAATCAAGTCAAACATAAAGTCGAAGACGTGTTTGCTGCATATCGATGATATATATCAGGCTGTCACTGCCCCTCTCATAATGCATTTACTACTGGAGCCCTAGCAAGAGCGAAAGCTCATCACTATTTGCACTTATACTTGCATAACAGAAGCTAATGTAAAAGATTTAAATAACAGAAAATGCAAGAGAGTGAGAGTGGGATTACTGCAGACTTAGAGACAACAGGCCAACAAATTAATCGACAGGTCCTCTTTTGATCCTTGATGCGGTCATAAACAGTGAAAGCCACATGGAATGATATTTTAAACTGAACCGAGCATCTGACGGTTCGTCAACAAATAATTTTTTATCCAACCTATATTACTGAAACACATGCACCACAAAATCCAACCATCCATGAAAATTTGAGAGTAACAGAttgtttattattatttttgtatTTCTCAAATGACAAAGATCCGCatgctgatcatgttttgtaatcaATATCCCATCATTGCCTTATGATGCTTACACCACTTAATGGTAAGACCTATTTCCATTGCGCATTAGATAGTGCCCTATTGCATCATGAGGGTGACATTTTATGAAAGAAAGATCAAGCATGCAAGCATTACTGGTAAGAAAAAAGGTTCATAAAGATATGGTATTCCTTCAGGAGGAGTTGTACGACAGTTTTTTCAAAATATGCAAGtaatagacatgcaaaaactgaTCACTCGGCAGCAAAAGTTTATAGGAAATGAGATTTATGGCTGATTTATTCTACTATACTGGCTGGACAACTTCACCAAAGGAATATATAACAAGTGAAACATTGAATACAAGTTAGAATCGAAGAAGGCATCTTAGAATTCATACAATATTTTTTTGTAAAGGTATGCTTCATATTGATAAGTTTGAGCGGCTACCTAATCTTTGGGCTCCTGAATTCTTAATGTGTCCATTTGCAAGCATCTAACAGGTGCTGCTGATCCAGCTTAGAAAGCCTAAAAAATTCCACCTTTGTTCAAATAAGAAGAATGCATACTATGATACATCATTCTGGAATTCAATTAGTCAATCAATATTTATTCTCAATTTGGAACAGAATTGCAGATAGGGGTTAGGAAACTCAAGAAAACTCACCACAAGCTGCTGCTGCCAGATTGTCGTTTGCTTCAACCAGCCGCACGCTCAATTAGTCGTCCCCGACTCGTGGATAGTCCATGAAAGCAGAGTTGTGCGCCACCCTGTCAGTGACGCCCTACTGCTGGATTAGGCAAAGCGAGAAGCATCGAATGCCTGCTTATGGTCTTCTGGTCCGTGACTTGTATCGCAACCTGTAGAAAGAGGAGGTAGAGGCAACAACAGAGCATATGCATGAAAAGTGTAACATGCTAACAACCTACATTGGAAAAGCAATGAAAAGAGTAGGCTAAAAACATCTAGAAATTCAATGTATTCCTAAGTTTGCCCATTTGTAAGAATCCGCTAGACCAACATTTCAGAGTAGCATGGTTCAATTCATGCAAGGCAGACAAAACATCAGTTTGGAATTATCATTAACCGTGGCTCACGTGTAGTTTAAACTGGAAGCATGGTTCAATTCATGCAAGCAGCAAGCCAAACAAAACATTAGTTTGGAACTATCAGGAATAGTGGCTCAAGTGTAGTTTAAATCTGAAACAACTAAATGTAATCCTCTCTCGCTTGCTGAAAATTACAGATCTGCACTTGTTCCTAACTCATGTTATGAATAGTTATATGAGTCTTAGCGCATGTATTTTTGCATGTCCACATATGTTGTTCCCAGTTCACCATATAGTAAGATAAAATGTCCGAATAAATTCAAATGTCCAGGCCAAATACTTCTTATCCAGGTCCCATACCAGGAAGCATTTGTACAATAAAACGCTGATTCGTAGTCAGTTAAAGGATGACATACAACAGAAATTTTGCATCTAGTCCACGATTGCATATACTTCTAAAGAATGTGAATTAAAGCAATTTATTTCTATAGCATGGACCCTTTCATTTGGGATGTAAGAACGGCATTAGTATGAATCCAATTTCATATGAGAAACATCAAAAAAACTCCCTTGAAAAGTTTTCTGATAAGTAATAAGGAGCATGTACATTTGCCTTTTGCCTCAATGTGTTGTAGCTATTTTATCAACCCAAGT
The sequence above is a segment of the Aegilops tauschii subsp. strangulata cultivar AL8/78 chromosome 6, Aet v6.0, whole genome shotgun sequence genome. Coding sequences within it:
- the LOC109775543 gene encoding kinesin-like protein KIN-7A, with protein sequence MSASRPPTPSTPASKIQRTPMAGLTPGGSSRAQEEKILVTVRVRPLSKRELAMKDQKVAWECTDSQTILYKGPPQDRAAPTSYTFDKVFGPACQTDLVYEDGAKDVAMSALTGINATIFAYGQTSSGKTFTMRGVTESAVRDIYKHIENNPEREFIIKISAMEIYNENVKDLLRPDSGPLRLLDDPEKGTIVEKLDEEIAKDSQHLRHLIGICEEQRQVGETALNDASSRSHQIIRLTVESRLREASGCVKSFVANLNFVDLAGSERAAQTHAIGARLKEGGHINRSLLTLTTVIRKLSSEKRSGHIPYRDSKLTRILQLSLGGNARTAIICTMSPAITHAEQSRNTLFFATCAKEVTNTAKVNMVVSDKQLVKHLQTEVARLEAELRTPDRASSSSDILARKIKQMELEMEELRKQRDSAQLALEEIQKRTGDNQPGWNPFDSPQKTRKCLTFSEPSNNKIKIRSSVRQSSTAPFMLKHEIRKLEQLQQQLEVEANRAIDVLHKEVECHKHGNQDAAETIAKLQAEIREMQSVRSENRDVEMVTDEGNGSDLKDEITRLHLQDSDIAKLEAKLENVQRSIDKLVMSLPNVETTPNSNRSKKKKRMLLPLGISNRPNLIRAPCSPHSSSTPLELEVENRAPEGDKVSHEGSEKATPTKSGDTGDLSLRDETPRRRSSSVNMKRMQKMFQNAAEENVRSIRDYVTELKERVAKLQYQKQLLVCQVLELESNEGKANEMDEDPVENAGSLQDGPESWEILFKEQMQHIIQLWDLCHVSIIHRTQFYLLFRGDMADQIYIEVEVRRLTWLQQHFAEVGDTSPAALSDDPAVSLASSMKALRNEREFLARRMGSRLTEEERERLFIKWQVPLEAKQRKLQLVNKLWADPNDKAHIEESADIVARLVGFCEGGNISKEMFELNFALPASRKPWLMGWQPISNMIKEKTRQLVSTPLQ